The nucleotide window ggagttcccattgtggcgcagcagaacaaatctgactaggaaccatgaggttttgggttcgatccctggcctcgctcagtgggttaaggatctggcgttgccgtgagctgtggtgtaggttgcagatgtggctcggatcctgtatagctatggctctggcgttggcctgcagctgtagctccaattggacccctagcctgggaacctccatgtgctgccactgcggccctaaaaagggaaaaaaataataaagtgttttCTGGCTTATTCTTTTATCATGAGTAATGTTTAGCATTTCCCCAAATGTGTTCCATGGTGTGTATGTTTACACAGAAAATTTGGGTCTAATGCACACAACTGGCTGCAGTTCCTTCCTCACACAATAGCCCGAAAGACTGGCACTATGCAAAATGCACTTTGCAAGAGATGCTCACCTCATAAACAGGACAGAGCCTAGCAAGATATGCTGTCCCCACTGATCCCTTGCAATACAGTTCGTTCAGGAGGCTTGCCTGGTAAAGAGTTAGGAGAACTTCAGGGGCACCTGAAATGGTTGAGGGTGACCCTAGTGGTTTCTAcctgctttctttcccttttaatttgTCTCCATCAACCTCAGTGTGTTTCAGACTGACTTGTGACCTGTCAATGAAGTCTcctgacatttttatttcctcagatGTTGAGATAATTGTAGGTTTACTGCAGCTCTTAAGAAATGATGCAGAAATCCTGTGTACCCTTCCCCCAGTGGTAATATCTTGCAAAACTGTAGTACAGTGTCACAGCCAGGAAGTTGACCTTGAAACAGTCCCAACCTTGCTCAGGTTTCTCCACCTTCACATgcactcctgtgtgtgtgtgtgtgtgtgtggtgttttctGTGCATTGAAGTTACATGTGTAACTAAATAGAGTAGTGTAAAGACTAATCAGAGTGCCTCATACCTATTAAGGGTAAGTACTGATTTTGAAATACGTCTTTTGTtgtgataaagaaaaaatcacaACAGAAGTAAAATGttgctttgttaaaaaaaaaaaaaaagaaatacatctttAGTTAAAGACACATTGATTAGACTGTTAAAacgttttttgttgctgttttacagtggcatatggaagttcccaggctaggggtcgaatcagagatgcagctgccagcctacgccagagccacagcaacatgggatcagagccacgtctgcaacctacaccacagctcatggcaacgccagatccttaacccaccaagtgaggccagggatcaaacccgcatcctcatggatattagtcgcaTCCAGGATAAAAGCAACAGGTCACGTACTCATCCAGGCTTCATCGTACTCTGTTAAAACAAGCTCTTGGAGAGTTCAGGACACAGCTACTTCCCATCCCCTCAACAGACATGCCCTGGAAAGAGCTGCCTGCGGGCTGAGGGGGCTGACCTTGGCCTCCAGGGGAGAGAATTCACCACACCAAGTCTGCCCAGTTTTCCTGGGACGTAGCCCTTCATCACCTACTTTTGGTGGATGGAAAACCAGACTAAATTAGATGTACTAGAGATGGTGATGTATGCGTTCTGTGGCCCAGGAGCTATTTAAGGCTACTTTGGGCTGGAAGCTGGTTTTGCTCCTGCGGACTGTAGGACATAACTCCTTGGTCAGTTGGAACTCACTGTATTTTGCCAATAGTGGGGATCAGATTTCTGAAAAGTGCCATAAATGACGAAACCAAAGTTGCTTAAAAAACATgaagttatggagttcctgccatggctcagtggaaacaaatctaactaggatccgtgaggatgcaggttggatccctggcctcactcagtgggttaaggatctggcattgctgtgagctgtggtgtagatcgcagaggagacccagatctggtgtggctgtggcgtaggtcctcctgggaacctccatgtgctgtgcggccctaaaaaggcaaaaaacaaaaaagaaaatatgaagttaGAAAACGAAGAGGCACTATGTATTTTTTGCAGCAGTAACTCGTAAGGAATTGTCTTAATTCCAAGATGACGTAAAAACCCATGCTGGTGAAAAGCCCCCTCCAGACATGCTCCTTTGTCCGCGCCTTTTCCTGGGCCCACTTACCTCTCATCTCAAGGACTCTCCATCCCCTTTCTGGACAAAGACCCACAGTAACTTCAGCCAAAGTCCGTAGGATTGCAGGAGGAAGTCTCAACATGAGGGTCAGCACCCTGAGGGGCTGAGGGCTGTGGAAAGGGGGATCTGGTCTTAATCGCTGCTAATTGGCTCCCCTGCCCTAAGGTTCATGTCTGAGAGGTAGAGGTGTCCTTGGATACGCTCTGGAGAGGTTTAATCAGAGCTCCAATGCCCTTGTCTTCATTTGGAGATGCCACCACCTATCTCACAGGGCTCTTAGGATACAGAGCCGATAAGTAAGCGCCTGTCATATTGTAGGCATTTATAATGCCTATAATTATAATTGATAATGCCATCTGATAAATCTTAGTTACATTCCTACACTCTTGAGGGGATCGGAAGTGGCAGGACTGCTGAGGAAGCCAAGTCCAGCATAAACCAAGGTCATTGTGTCTTGGAGTCTTCTGGGTCCTCCCCCAAAAGAGCTGATGTTTTTCACTGCTTAATGGCCCCCAAACTGCAGGGGATTGGAGAGGGAAGGCTGGTGTTGAAGGGATTCTCCAAGTTTGGATAAAGTGGGACCTGGGCAAGCTAAGAACGAGGAGCTTAGTGGGAAAGCAGACCATAGCAGGAAGTGGGAGTGGGCCCAGGGGGTGGGAAGTTGAAGCTGGGAAGTGGAAGTCACATTAGCTGCTGCCTCAGCCCTCCTGCCCAGAGTTGATGCTCAGCAACTCCCTTCCGCCTCATTGGGAGTGGCGCagcgggttgagaatctggctgtggccataaaaaagataaaaataaaatctactttaaaaaacaaacaaagtagTCCTGATGGACCCTCTTCCCAGCATTTACAGAGGCGCCTGGGGCTATTTTGAGTTCAAGCAATGCTGCCCCCTTCTGGGGATGGCTAAAAGCACCACAATTTCTGGGACTCCTGGGGAGACCTGGACAATctgtgtttctttatttattatctttttgccttttctcgagccgctcctgcagcatgtggaggttcccaggctaggggtctaatcggacatgtagccaccggcctaccccagagccacagcaacgcaggatccaagctgcatctgcaacccacaccacagctcatggcaatgccagatcccccacccactgagcaaggccagggatcaaacccgcaacctcatggttcctagtcggattcattaaccactgcgccatgacaggaactccgacaatCTGTGGTTTAACAGGAAGGACCAGGGTTTCTTCTGCCCATGTAGCTGACTTAGGACTTCCTGAAGCCAGGACCCTGGCCAGGATGGTCACAGGATTTTGTCCAGAGCCCTTCAGAGGCTCCCAAAGGCTCATCTGCTGTTGCCTAGGGGGAACATTGAACAGTTCAAGGAGGCCACCCAGGATTTAGGAAGAGCCATCGCACCTTTGCCTCTGCTCATCCAGTCAGCAAGTGCCCCCAGCCCTAACATACCACCCAGCCCCAGACACCCAGAGTCAGCAGAGAAATTAAATATCCAAGAAGGAGTTTCCtagtggttcagcagattaaggatctggcactgccactgctgtggcatgggtttgacttCTGGCCCAGGAgtgcccatatgccacaggcacatctCCCCCTGCCCAAATTAATTAATAAGTATCCAAGAGAATGGAGTGGACAAAGGAGGCCCAGGTGGATTCCCTGCCACAGTCTGGATTGGGCACCGTGTTGCAGGCTCTATGAATAGGGACTGGAGTGGGGACTCCAGGGTCTGCAGGATCAGCTGGATGGAGCATCTGAAATGGGCAAAGGGGAGAAGGCTGAGTCGGTACCAGGGATCGATGAGACACAGAGGAACTGGATGATCTAGTAAGGAGGAAACAGGGCCAAGCAGGGGACAGAACCAGGCTCCCCGGCTCCTGCTCCCTTAGTTGTCCTCTTTACATGTCATCCCACACACAGTGTTTAGACAGAGCTGTGAAGAAGAAACACAGACATCCTGGATCCTGCCAtggagaggccagggctgggaaCAAGAGGAGGTCTGTTTATTCCTGGCGATCTGATATCCAAGGAGGCCCACTCCCACATCTGCCAGACCCCAGGCTGAACTCTCCCAGAGCCTCTGACTTCTGCCCGACCAGATAGCATGGGCCGAGGGCCGTCTGCTGGAACACAGCACCCTCCCACCCACCAGCTCCCTGGAGGATGGGCTGGAGGCTGGATGCTTTCCTCTTTCCACTGTTTGGCCCAACAGAGGTCCTTGTCTCCAGGAGCCCTGACTGCTGTGCAGGGTTGGCAGAGCTGGGCCTCTCAGGCCTCCAGCCCTCAGGCCTGGGTCTCCCCCAGCGAGCACAGAAGTCCCCTTGCTTTGCCTCTTGGACCAGGAGGTTTTTCTTAATGTCTCACCTCCAGGTTTCTTGCTGCAGTTTGAAACTGTTCCCTCTCTTTTCAGGCCTCAAGGGCGTGTAACTGCTTCTCTCCCTCACCCCAGAGCCAAACTTGATACATAGCCTTGAACTTGCCCTTCCTCTCACTCTATCtggtttccttcctttccctgtgcAAAATGTCATTCCCCTCTTGCTTTTCACAGCCTCTCCATCTGCCTTTCTCAATGGCATTCTTAGAGGGGGCAGGTGACTGGAAGGAAGGGACATGCAGAGAAGGCCGGAAAGCCCTGTTTCTTACCTGCCAAGCCCTGACCCAAGTCCTCAtcacacattttctcatttagtcTCACAATAGGTGAGTATAGTAcaagccccatttcacagatgaggaaactaaggcaagagaatttttttttgtcttttttgttgttgttgttgctatttcttgggccgctcccgcggcatatggatgttcccaggctaggagtccaatcggagctgtagccaccggcctacgccagggccacagcaacgcgggatccgagtctgcaacctacaccacagctcacggcaacgccggatcgttaacccactgagcaagggcagggaccgaaccctcaacctcatggttcctagtcggattcgttaaccactgcgccacgacaggaactccaggcaagAGAATTTTaataggacttcccatcgtggcttagtacgaatccaactagcatccatgagaacgcaggttccatccttggccttgctcagcgggttaaggatccggtgttgctgtgagctgtggtgtaggtcccagacgaggctcggatcccacgttgctgtggctgtggcataggctggcagctgcagctccgattcaacccctagcctgggaacctccatgtgctgctgatgcagtcctagaaagacaaagacagaaaaaaaaaaagagggagataaCTTTAATAATTGAcctaagttttggagttcccgtggtggcgcagtggttaacgaatccgactaggaaccatgaggttgcgggttcaatccctgcccttgctcagtgggttaacgatccggcattgccgtgagctgtgatgtaggtcgcagaagcggctcggatcccgcgttgctgtggctgtggtgtaggctggcagctacagctccaattagacccctagcctgggaacctccatatgccatgggagcagcccaagaaatggcaaaaagacaaaaaataaaataaaataaataattgaccTAAGTTTACCCAGCCAAATAAATAGGATCCAACCAGGATTCTGTGATTCAAACCCGGTCCTTCTGACTCCAGCACTGGCTCATGCCTCTTTATCACcatggaggaggaaggaaaggagtcaCTTGTTGAGACCCCTCCCCCCACTAGGTGTCAAGCACTGGGATAAATACAGTTACATATGTTACCCCATGATATCCCCACAACCACCCTGACAGGGTGGTTTTCTtcgttcccattttacaggtgagaaaattgaggtCCAGAGGTagcttgctcaaagtcacacccCCCAGAGCCATTTGTGTCTCATGGCCCAGAAGTTGACTCACAAAATAGTTGAggaggagtccccgtcgtggctcagtggttaaccaatccgactaggaaccatgaggttgtgggttccatccctggcctcgctcagtgggttaaggatccagcattgccgtgagctgtggtgtaggtcgcagacaaggctcagatcccatgttgctgtggctgtggcataggccggcggctacagctccgattggacccctggcctgggaacctccatatgctgcaggttcggccctaaaaggaccaaaaaaaaagaaaaaaaagaaaatagttgagAAAAGTGTGGGATGACCCCAGATTGTGGAAGGTAAGACTGGCTTTATAAGCCGTAAGTCCCTACCAGGTAATAGGAAGGGCAGGTGTAAAGAtgctcgtggctcagcggttagtgaacctgattagcattcatgaggacacgggttagatccctggcctcactcagtgggttaaggatctggcgtttctgtgagctgtggtgtaggtcgaagatgcggcttggatcccgagttgctgtggctctggcgtaggccggcagctatagctccgattagacccccagcctgggaacctccatatgccgcggatgcagccctaaaaagacaaaaatacaaaaataaaattaaataaaataaaaggatgtttAGCTTCCAAACACCAACCCCCCCCGACTGCCATCATCAGACACACATTCCTCCTCAGCAGCCCAGCAGAATTAGCTGGCTGGCCACCCCATGGGTTTAAGGctcataaaacataaatatattagcTGGGGCAGGAAGTGCGGAGGGTAGAATAAATCATTATAGTGTTCATTAACTGCAAAGCATTTCTCAGATTAGCTGAGCGGTAGCAAGCAGGCCAGAGGGCTCCAAGCTGGGTGACCTGCCACCTTGATGGCAAGCCATGGACAGTGGCTGGAGATGGAGACCCTGGTCCGGGAGGACGAAGAGGGGGCCCtggagaaagggggaggaagcCCTCCCAGGACTGCCACTCAGGGTGTGCCAGGTCCCACCCCCAGAGGCGGGGCCAGGCTGAGCCCCGCCAGCCTCAGCTCCATCCCTCCAGGAACCCAGGcgagggcagagcctgggcagcGAAGAATCCCGGCCCTGCTGTCCCCGCAGAGTGGAGGCACCATGCCCTCACCCGTCAGGACACCAGACATCATCGCCAGACGACCTGCAGCGATGGCTGTGGCCACCCCCTGACCCCCAGAGGAAAAGCCCAGGCTGGGCGAGCCAGACCTGCCCCCACAGCCATGTGAGtagcccttccccttcccttgcCCCACCCAGCCCCGGCCACACCTGGacacctccaccccagctcctgAAGAGGTCGTGCCACCCAACCCAAGCCAACAGAGCCTCTGGGGTGTGCGGGTCCCACAGCCAGCGCACCCATAACACCACGAGGAAGTGGCCCCCGGGGGCCGTCCCTGCCTTTTGTGCGGCTCTGATGGAAGTGGGCTGGGAGACTCACTCCAGCGGAGGGCTGCGAGCTCCAGCCCATGGCCCCAGAGTCCAAGTCTGAAGTAACAGACCCTGAGGTCTCCTGGGGATTAATAAAGTTGACAGTGCGAGGATGAAGAGGAACAGAAACTGAAGGGCTGCTGGAGAGAGCGAGATGAACGAGTGGAGGGCCCTGGGGAGACAGGAAGAGGAAACAGGCCaagggaggggaaaggggtgCAGCGGCTTGGCAACTGGCTTGGGGGGGCCTGGGGAAGGCTGGGGATCTCTAGAAGGGGCAGCACCTCCTGTGGACAGGGTGGCCATGGGGCCGTCTGATCCTCTGACCTGGATGGGGGTGCAGGTAGGAATCCTTTCCTTGTTGACTTTAATCCTAGCAACAGCAGCTGCTTTCCTGTTgacagaagcaggagttcccacaggGCTCAGGACCCCTCCCCcgtccccatcccccatccctgtCCCCATAATGCTGGAAGGACTGGGGGAGAGCagagccaggccctgcccagcggcccctcctccctcctgggctCACTTCAGCCCTCCTTGCCACTGGCATCTCCGGTCACTACcaaccctccccctctccctcccccagcaacTCTCCCCCGCCACCACCCGCCGGTTCCCAGGAAAGGCCCTGTTGCTAGTGTGGTGCGGATGTGTCAAGTTTATGGGCTGGAAGTCCTACCCGGAGACTGCTCACTGAGCTGTAACCAGGGACAAGGCAGATGGAGGGAAGGTGCAGGGCACAGGGCACCCCCTCGGTGCCACCCGTTTCCCTGGCATCAGCACTAACCACTAATGCAAGTGCTCCGCGAGCCCTGCCTCAGACGGACgccagctcccacccccaccccccgccccccagtcttAGCAAACCACCATCTCTTCCCACACTGGTGTGGACTTCTTCATTTATTGCCCATCCCAGCCCCTGGTCCAGCCCTGCCGGCCTGAAGGGGGCCGTCAACTATTGGCTGGCCAGAGACCACACACCAGCCAGACCCTATCCTATCCTTTGAGCTTAAATTTGGAGGCCTTGCCcggtgcaggcaggcaggcatggTCAAAATGCTTTGGGGCTGAGTGGATCCACTTTTCAGTCTAAACAAAGACATAAACCCAGCTGCCCAGAACGGGCCAGGCAGATAAGAGAAATGGACCAAGTGGCTGAGGGGGGACTGTGGGGAGCCATCTGAAGGCAGCCACCACTCAGCTCCAGGTGGTTGCTACCGTACAGGACCTGATCtctcaaaagccaaaaataggAATGTTTATGTCGCTTTAAATTGGCAATTCACCGGGGGGACGATGTGTATCAGCAAACAAGATACAGCCCCTAGTCCGCTGGTCGGCAACCTCTGGATTAACACGCAGACATGCCAGGAAGACAGTGACCTGTGGCCCCACCCTAACTCTGGCCACCCCGTCTTCCATCCAGGCACCCCTGTTGCTGCTCCAAACCTCCCCTGATCCCAGGCCCAAGATGACACCCAACAGCACCAGGGAGGTGGCCAGCCCTGTTCCTTCAGGGACCCTGGGCCTCTCCCTGGCCCTGGCGAGCCTCATCGTTGCTGCCAACCTGCTCCTGGCCCTGGGCATCGCTGGGGACCGCCGCCTGCGCAGCCCACCTGCCGGCTGCTTCTTCCTGAGTCTGCTCCTGGCTGGACTGCTCACTGGGCTGGCACTGCCCACGCTGCCGGGCCTATGGAACCAGAGCCGCCGGGGCTACtggtcctgcctcttcctctacCTGGGTCCcaacttctccttcctctccctgctcGCCAACCTCCTGCTGGTGCACGGGGAGCGCTACATGGCAGTGCTGCGGCCTCTGCGACCCCACGGGAGCACTCGGCTGGCCCTCATCCTCACCTGGGCCGGGCCCCTGCTCTTCGCCAGCCTGCCCGCTCTGGGCTGGAACCACTGGGTCCCGGGTGCCAACTGCAGCTCCCAGACTGTCTTCCCAGCCCCCTACCTCTACCTCGAAGTCTATGGCCTCCTGCTGCCCGCCGTGGGCGCTGCCGCCCTCCTCTCGGCCCGTGTGCTGGTCACCGCCCACCGCCAGCTGCAGGACATCCGCCGGCTGGAGCGGGCCGTGTGCCGTGGTGCGCCCTCGGCCCTGGCCCGGGCCCTCACCTGGAGGCAGGCCAGGGCACAGGCCGGAGCCACACTGCTCTTCGGGCTGTGCTGGGGGCCCTACGTGGTCACCCTGCTCCTCTCCGTCCTGGCCTATGAGCAGCGCCCACCGCTGGGGCCGGGAACTCTGCTGTCCCTCATCTCACTGGGCAGCGCCAGTGCGGCGGCCGTGCCCGTGGCCATGGGGCTGGGTGATCATCGCTACACAGCCCCCTGGAGGGCAGCCGCCCAGAGGTGGCTCAGGGTGCTGCGGGCGAGACCCCAGGGCAGTCCTGGCCCTGGCACCTCCTACCACACCAGCTGCCAAAGCAGCGTGGAACTTGACTTGAACTAGAGGAGGGGCTGCTGCTCCACCTACTAGAAGCATCCATCCATCTCAACCGCCAAGCCCACCTCCACTGGTCCCCATGCCTCTGGATCAGAGACCCTGCCAGACCTCTCTGACCCCACACTGACTGAATAAAGCTCCCCCCGCCAGTGTATGGGTATCTCATTGCGGATCTCAGCAAGAGCAGGGCAGGTGACCAGCTGCGGTAAGAACCTAGAGCCAGCAGGACCCCAGGGAGATTCCGACTCCAgaaaggcaggcagctgtagaTGAGGATGGCCCTGCCTCAGAGAGGCGAGCTCAGTCTCCTTGAAATCCAGCAGACTGGAGGGGGCGGGAGCCTCAGCCTGACAGGCCCCGCACGGGTTCCTCGTCCCTCGTGTCCAGCACCACAAAATCCACAGACTTGTCTCTgggaagtatattttatttacatttttaaaatctgtgaactagtatctcttcctcctttccaccCCCATAGACTTGGGAAGGGAAAGAACGGGAATTTCAAGGACCTACTCCCCACATACAAATACGCACCCCCGTGGCTCACaccagcaaaggaaatgaaagagaaagaggtcTAAACCTCCCTTCCGAGGGATCCGCCAGGTCTGGGCgagggcgggggagggaaggGCCCCCGGGGCGGGTCTCTTAAGAGAAGAAAGGGCCAGAGAGCGGGCAAGTCACTTCGAAGGGGTTGGAAAGGTGTCCgaggcccctcccctcctcctccctcctcccctaccGCCTCGGTCGCTGGGGGTCTCCCGGCGCCCCCTCCACACCAGACACAGAGCAGAGGCTGCGGCCACTAGCGGTCAGGTCTCTGGACACAAAATACTTTCGCTTTGTGGTCTCCTGATGTGGTCACCACCAAGGAGGCATCTCTGTGGACAGAAAGCACGGGTGGAAGCGACTGGAGGACAGAAGGTCCACCCCAAGCCCACCACCCCGGGGCCCTCGGGTGGCCTCCTCCAGCATATCCTCAAGCCGAGAGCCCCGGGGCCTGGGGCCGGGCTGACCTACCCGCAGGCAGGGAACATGGGAAGCCAGCAACCCACGAGGGGCTGGATGGGGAAGCAATCCCAGCCCGAGCCCAGGAATGAGACGTGAGGCCACAGGAGTGAAGGTCCGCTCCCTCAGGCTTCCCCGTGCTCCCGCCTCCCTGGCAAGCCCAGGCCTTGGGTCCCACCTTCCCTGAGGAATCTCCTCGCTCACCCCAAGTGCCCTGTGGCCCATGCCCCATGTGCCAGCCTCACCATCCGAATACACACAGGGACCCCGGCCCTTGCCCAACTCACTTACTTGCTGAGGGCAAAGTCCAGGATCTCAGCCGTGTGGCCCCGGTAGTCAGTAAGCAGGCGGCCGGTCCGAGCATCCCAGAGGCGCACGATGCCGTCCAGGCTGCAAGTGTAAACCACGGCGGTGCCTGCCTCCCACAGCAGCTGCACGATGCCCGACTGCAACAGGGTACGAGAGGGAGGAGGGGTCAGGGGCGGGAGAGCTGATGGGCACCTGCTCCCAGCTCtcatggaaggagggagggaaggagggatgatGGGCCTGAGGGAAGGACCAGACGGAGCCAGGCCTGGCCATCCCCACGGCCACAACCATGGCTCCAGGCTGCCGGTACCTGGTGCTGACACTGGTGCCTGAGGGTCTGCGTAGACAGGTCATAGATGGCCAAGGTCCCATCCAGGTAGCCGACAGCTGCCAGAGGCATCCTGGGCAGAGGAGAGCATCACGATGGCTCACGGAGCGCCCTTGGGTCCTCCCCGGTCCCCTGGCCCgggccccctcccccaagccgCCTGCTCTTGCCTCCAGGCCGAGGCCCTGCTCACACTCACACACTGCAGAAGCCCAAGGACTCCACGGAGTTGGACTcgctctcctccccttctcccaggtTGGGCTGGGAGGCCACGGTCTCGGGTCTGAAAACACCCACCACCTACAAGCCAGAGGAGGGGATCAGAGAAGGGCCTGGAAACAGTCCTCTATAGAGCAGAAaggtggtggggcagggaggcgagtgaaggaagagaggaaggggaggaaacgTGGGGAACACGAGGCCCTAAAGCCAGGCTCCAGGTCCCGCTTACCTTGCCAGTGGTGGCACTGACCAACTTGGCCTGGCAGTCCACAGAGCCCGTCAGGATCAGGCTGCCATCCTGGTTGGTGGCCACACAGGTCAGAGGGCCCTGGTGACCCTCAGTCCCTAAGATGAAGCAGGGGGACGAGTCAGACTTCATCCTGCCCCAGGTCTCAGCCTCTTCCCCACAAAAGCCTAGGTTAACACTTCCCCCACCCGAgacccttatttattttttttgtcttttcagggccacacccgtggcatatggaagttcccaggctaggggtccaattgcagctgtagcttcaggcctacaccacagccatggcaacaaaggatcagagccgtgtccgcaacctacatcacagctcacagcaatgctggatccttaacccactgaacaaggccagggatcgaatttgcgtcctcgtggattctagccaggtttgttactgctgagccacgacagcaactccaaaCCCAATACCTTTTAGTACATATATCGCGTTTCCTTGCTTCAGGTCCCAAATCCTGATGGTGCCGTCTTCATAGCCGACCACAGCTCGCTTCCCTAAAGGGCCAGAGATGCAGATGGAGAGAAGGGCAGACAGCACACTCAGACCCATCAGGCAAGGCAATAGGGGTGGGCTAACAACaaagggggcaggggacagaCATGGCCCCAGGGTGGGAAGTGGGGAGCTGTCTGCTCTGGGCCCCGGAGGCCAGGGCTCCTAAGGGCAGCCTGCAGGGTGCCAGAGGTGGCCCAGGAGGGAGCCAGGGAAGCGTGCGGCAGGGACCTTCCCCTCTTCGCTCAGGAGAGCTGCTCTCACCATCAGGGAGGACTCGGCCACAGGTGGCTGGGCAGTTGGGGCCCTGGAAGGTCTTGCAGTCACCATTCGGGACCTTCCACATCCAGGTGTTGCCGTCAGCCGTGCCCGCCAGCAGGACAGGTGCCCGCGGGTGCCACTCCATCCACTGGGCAGAAAGAAGGGCTCAGCAGGGAGGCCCCGCATGCTATCTCACCTACAAGTGGGCCCCTGGAGCCGCACTGAGCTTTCCCTGCTCAGAGTCAGCAAGGATGCCCCAGGGAGCAGGCCTGGCACTCCTGCTGTACATCGGGAGCACCCTGGCTCAGAGCTGGCCGAGCCAGCTCAAGGCAGCCGGGACTCCCCAAGctctcacccccgcccccggccccacgGAGCAGAATCCCACTCTGAAGATCTCACCTCCAGATCTCCCGCTTCAAAAGACCAGACCTCCTCCTTGGTGTCCACCTGCCATACTTTCAAGAGGCCACTCATGTCCCCTGTGGCCACAAGGGTAGAGTCGTGGCTGAAACCGGCACAAGTCACAGAGTCTTTATGGCCTGCAGGCAAGAgtgggcagagagaagagaacGTCCGGGTCTGGTGCCAGAGACATGGGACCCAGGCATCTGGCCCCCAGAAGGGACcaactgggatttaaaaaaaaaaaaaaaggatgggtcCCAGCAGAACCGGTAACCAAACACACAGCTGCTTTAGGAGCCAGCACTCCCCGGTCTCCCACTCAAACAGGCCTGCGTGTTCCCCATTCTGTCCACTCCACATCTCCACCCGAAACACGCACCCACTCCTTTCTGGCCCAATATGCCTTCACTAGTGTCGCCTCCTCCCAGACTCCCTTGGCCCATCTG belongs to Phacochoerus africanus isolate WHEZ1 chromosome 3, ROS_Pafr_v1, whole genome shotgun sequence and includes:
- the GPBAR1 gene encoding G-protein coupled bile acid receptor 1, which gives rise to MTPNSTREVASPVPSGTLGLSLALASLIVAANLLLALGIAGDRRLRSPPAGCFFLSLLLAGLLTGLALPTLPGLWNQSRRGYWSCLFLYLGPNFSFLSLLANLLLVHGERYMAVLRPLRPHGSTRLALILTWAGPLLFASLPALGWNHWVPGANCSSQTVFPAPYLYLEVYGLLLPAVGAAALLSARVLVTAHRQLQDIRRLERAVCRGAPSALARALTWRQARAQAGATLLFGLCWGPYVVTLLLSVLAYEQRPPLGPGTLLSLISLGSASAAAVPVAMGLGDHRYTAPWRAAAQRWLRVLRARPQGSPGPGTSYHTSCQSSVELDLN
- the AAMP gene encoding angio-associated migratory cell protein isoform X1, coding for MESESESGAAADTPPLETLSFHGDEEIIEVVELDPGPPDPADDLAQEMEDVDFEEEEEEEGNEEGWVLEPQEGVVGSMEGPDDSEVTFALHSASVFCVSLDPKTNTLAVTGGEDDKAFVWRLSDGELLFECAGHKDSVTCAGFSHDSTLVATGDMSGLLKVWQVDTKEEVWSFEAGDLEWMEWHPRAPVLLAGTADGNTWMWKVPNGDCKTFQGPNCPATCGRVLPDGKRAVVGYEDGTIRIWDLKQGNAIYVLKGTEGHQGPLTCVATNQDGSLILTGSVDCQAKLVSATTGKVVGVFRPETVASQPNLGEGEESESNSVESLGFCSVMPLAAVGYLDGTLAIYDLSTQTLRHQCQHQSGIVQLLWEAGTAVVYTCSLDGIVRLWDARTGRLLTDYRGHTAEILDFALSKDASLVVTTSGDHKAKVFCVQRPDR
- the AAMP gene encoding angio-associated migratory cell protein isoform X2 → MESESESGAAADTPPLETLSFHGDEEIIEVVELDPGPPDPDDLAQEMEDVDFEEEEEEEGNEEGWVLEPQEGVVGSMEGPDDSEVTFALHSASVFCVSLDPKTNTLAVTGGEDDKAFVWRLSDGELLFECAGHKDSVTCAGFSHDSTLVATGDMSGLLKVWQVDTKEEVWSFEAGDLEWMEWHPRAPVLLAGTADGNTWMWKVPNGDCKTFQGPNCPATCGRVLPDGKRAVVGYEDGTIRIWDLKQGNAIYVLKGTEGHQGPLTCVATNQDGSLILTGSVDCQAKLVSATTGKVVGVFRPETVASQPNLGEGEESESNSVESLGFCSVMPLAAVGYLDGTLAIYDLSTQTLRHQCQHQSGIVQLLWEAGTAVVYTCSLDGIVRLWDARTGRLLTDYRGHTAEILDFALSKDASLVVTTSGDHKAKVFCVQRPDR